In Paenibacillus guangzhouensis, a single window of DNA contains:
- a CDS encoding NusG domain II-containing protein — translation MMKLRRGDIMLIGIVLLCAIIFIIIKAFPNEVSDESHSKIAKITVDGKIFRTVELTAEPQEIKVETEDGHYNLLKVHDHGIEMIDADCPDKVCLTFGFITNPSQTIVCLPHRVLVEIENNNPMDQGDDIDAVVK, via the coding sequence ATGATGAAGCTTAGACGTGGAGATATTATGCTCATCGGTATTGTTCTACTATGTGCGATCATTTTCATCATCATAAAAGCATTTCCGAATGAAGTAAGTGACGAATCGCACAGCAAAATTGCCAAAATTACGGTAGACGGAAAAATATTCCGAACCGTTGAGCTGACGGCCGAGCCACAAGAAATTAAAGTTGAAACCGAAGACGGCCACTACAACCTGCTCAAAGTTCACGATCACGGCATCGAGATGATCGATGCGGATTGTCCAGACAAAGTCTGTCTCACCTTCGGGTTTATTACGAATCCGTCGCAGACCATTGTCTGCCTGCCGCATCGTGTCTTAGTCGAGATCGAGAACAACAATCCAATGGATCAAGGAGATGATATCGATGCCGTCGTCAAGTGA
- a CDS encoding VanZ family protein encodes MMQRNHRSFIVWLILTVLWMGFIFYKSAEPYQEQDIRPMLSEWIPQSVVDQWMPHIEFTYDGGLVTWKEPYDFIEFIIRKGGHIAEYALLTLLWIKTLRATKRFRSTAILLGAVLSVLYAASDEWHQSFVPGRTGHAIDVGMDSVGVILVACGYGLVLLLRRWKRAR; translated from the coding sequence ATGATGCAACGCAATCATCGATCATTTATCGTGTGGCTTATTCTAACCGTGTTATGGATGGGGTTCATTTTCTACAAATCAGCTGAACCATATCAGGAGCAAGATATTCGTCCTATGCTCTCAGAATGGATTCCGCAATCGGTCGTCGACCAATGGATGCCGCATATCGAATTTACATATGACGGCGGGCTTGTGACATGGAAGGAACCGTACGACTTCATCGAGTTTATCATTCGAAAAGGGGGCCATATCGCGGAGTACGCCCTGCTGACACTGTTGTGGATCAAGACGTTGCGGGCGACCAAGCGATTCCGCAGTACTGCGATTCTACTGGGGGCGGTTCTCTCTGTTCTCTATGCGGCTTCGGATGAATGGCATCAATCCTTTGTTCCAGGACGGACAGGGCATGCGATTGATGTCGGCATGGATTCGGTGGGCGTGATCCTCGTCGCATGCGGATATGGGTTAGTGCTGCTTCTGCGCAGGTGGAAAAGGGCACGTTAA
- a CDS encoding energy-coupling factor transporter transmembrane component T family protein, translated as MQQRFILGRVIATGSWVHKLDPRAKMTCMLIYAVITILLHSWADFIAVTLVSQLILLSTRIKLTTYWRAVRPLRYLMLFIFLFQIFLEKGGDLLLALGPIHIYSEGIITAVFTVWRMFLLVTFTALLTFTTTPAMLTQALEDMLKPLQIFRISPQAIALMLSIALRFIPTILEETERIVKAQASRGADLKDLPWKDKAKAMISLLVPVTVCAFRRAEELVNSMEARGYKLGEPRSKYFRLTWHSQDTYFLLIFILIGLFIIWQ; from the coding sequence ATGCAGCAACGATTCATCTTAGGCCGCGTCATCGCTACCGGTTCATGGGTTCATAAGCTTGACCCTCGTGCCAAAATGACTTGCATGCTGATCTATGCGGTAATTACTATCCTGCTTCATTCCTGGGCCGACTTCATCGCCGTCACCCTTGTCTCGCAATTGATTCTTCTAAGTACGAGAATCAAGCTGACGACGTACTGGCGTGCGGTGCGCCCCCTAAGATATCTCATGCTCTTTATTTTTCTGTTCCAAATCTTCCTCGAGAAGGGTGGGGATTTGTTACTTGCCTTAGGACCTATTCATATTTATTCCGAAGGAATCATCACAGCAGTATTTACGGTCTGGCGAATGTTCTTGCTCGTCACGTTCACCGCGCTGCTTACGTTCACGACAACTCCGGCCATGCTGACTCAAGCCTTAGAGGACATGCTGAAGCCGCTCCAAATATTTCGTATATCACCGCAAGCCATCGCGCTCATGCTCAGTATCGCGCTTCGGTTCATTCCGACCATCTTGGAAGAGACCGAGCGGATCGTTAAAGCACAAGCTTCCCGGGGTGCAGATCTGAAGGATCTCCCGTGGAAGGATAAAGCGAAAGCGATGATTTCGCTGCTCGTTCCCGTCACAGTCTGTGCTTTTCGGCGTGCGGAAGAGCTCGTCAATTCGATGGAAGCGCGGGGATACAAGCTAGGCGAGCCCCGCTCCAAATATTTCAGATTAACCTGGCACAGCCAGGACACCTATTTCTTACTCATTTTTATTCTTATCGGTTTGTTCATCATTTGGCAATAA
- a CDS encoding energy-coupling factor transporter ATPase translates to MPIVFNEVSHAYGGSLSEQLALDHVQFHIEDGQFVGIIGPTGSGKSTLLQHFNAILRPTGGKAQVLDFLIVPGEKIHEVKRLRQRVGLVFQFPEQQLFAETVERDLCYGPMNFGATEAEAKELAVAALEQIGLSTDLLQCSPFQLSGGQMRKVAIASVLAMNPDVLVLDEPTATLDPRSREDFMSLLHTLCKTQNKTIIVVTHRLDEVLPFTDHLLVMHEGKLVFEGSNLELYEQAEKLPAWRMAIPKPFRVLKSCERMTNRQMADHVRQEGVHASFTPLWVAEQINQLFQTSERDDNGGVLCSNDSS, encoded by the coding sequence ATGCCAATTGTATTCAATGAAGTAAGCCATGCATATGGAGGAAGTCTTTCTGAGCAGCTGGCACTCGATCATGTACAATTTCATATTGAAGATGGACAGTTCGTCGGTATTATCGGTCCGACCGGCTCAGGGAAATCAACACTGCTGCAGCATTTCAATGCCATTCTACGTCCGACAGGCGGCAAGGCACAGGTGCTGGATTTTCTAATCGTCCCAGGTGAAAAGATTCACGAAGTTAAACGGCTTCGGCAGCGCGTCGGCCTTGTCTTTCAGTTCCCGGAGCAGCAGCTCTTCGCCGAAACAGTAGAACGCGATCTCTGTTATGGCCCTATGAATTTCGGTGCAACGGAAGCCGAGGCCAAAGAGCTAGCGGTCGCAGCGCTGGAACAAATCGGGCTGAGTACAGACTTGCTCCAGTGCAGTCCTTTCCAACTGAGCGGCGGACAAATGCGCAAAGTGGCCATCGCCTCCGTTCTCGCGATGAACCCCGATGTTCTCGTGTTGGATGAACCGACGGCGACGCTAGATCCTAGGAGCCGTGAAGATTTTATGAGCCTACTGCACACACTATGTAAAACCCAGAACAAGACCATCATTGTCGTGACGCACCGGCTCGATGAAGTTCTGCCTTTTACGGACCATCTGCTCGTCATGCATGAAGGCAAGCTCGTCTTCGAAGGCTCGAATCTTGAACTCTACGAACAAGCTGAGAAGCTGCCCGCATGGCGAATGGCTATTCCGAAGCCGTTCCGTGTACTGAAGTCATGTGAACGCATGACGAACAGGCAGATGGCTGACCATGTGAGGCAGGAGGGGGTCCATGCGTCATTCACGCCATTATGGGTCGCTGAACAGATCAATCAGCTCTTCCAAACCTCAGAGCGAGATGATAACGGAGGTGTGCTATGCAGCAACGATTCATCTTAG
- a CDS encoding ATP-binding protein, whose protein sequence is MRTVRSWFMIWIMVLGICGGGITVYGADLLAAVQEEAPTASNGVLNIQHWTHLRDRVLPLNGEWAFYWQSLIEPQQWKDKAVLPEPVWVKVPDSWTNYRLANEKLPNQGYATYRLVVQLPSSEVGRMKSVYVHGVATAYKLWVNGELVLENGVVGPNTKSSVPANYAKMASFQPHESELEFVIQVSSFVQRKAGIWERIEFGDPEVIMSSREASVAYEVFLAGTLLVFGSYHILLYLQRSKNKAPLFFGLTCLAIGLRTLLLGQSLLISFFPQLPWEFAVKLEYLTAYGGVIFFTCYIQNQFKKFLNRWAATLIIGIHVALGLLVMFTPALLFTQTLPYYLFVFIAVTIYWLYLSGMAVGRGVQGSKMHLATILIIVPCVISELLYYKTTFGFADILSLGMFIGLILQGILLAHQFSRSFEQSERLSEELSEWNQTLATKIRRRTLELEQSNAELLQANKSLSQMEQSRRHLLSNISHELGTPMTSIQGYVKAMMDGVVPPGDPKSMKIIFEKTLYLDRLIADLFELSKLEAGQITFDRRETLIVPFVRKVYDKYKFDLDEYDYVFEIQGDHPEQESAAAILDPVRIEQVVSNLLYNAKNNTEPGGKIQILAQIDTNEFTVHVIDTGRGMSEAEIPHLFDRFYRGSANKRSGKKGAGLGLSICKEIVASHEGTIQMCSMLGEGSDVYFTIPLVQVRQRVEVEG, encoded by the coding sequence ATGCGTACGGTGCGAAGTTGGTTCATGATATGGATCATGGTATTAGGAATATGCGGCGGCGGGATAACCGTATATGGGGCGGATTTGTTAGCAGCCGTACAAGAAGAGGCGCCTACAGCGTCGAATGGCGTATTGAACATACAGCATTGGACGCATCTAAGGGATCGCGTACTGCCATTGAACGGCGAATGGGCCTTCTACTGGCAGTCGTTGATCGAACCGCAGCAATGGAAGGATAAGGCGGTATTGCCTGAACCCGTGTGGGTCAAGGTACCAGATTCCTGGACGAATTATCGGCTCGCGAACGAGAAATTGCCGAATCAAGGTTACGCGACCTATCGGCTCGTTGTTCAATTGCCGTCTTCCGAGGTCGGACGGATGAAGTCCGTCTACGTTCACGGCGTTGCTACGGCGTACAAGCTGTGGGTCAATGGTGAGCTCGTACTGGAGAACGGGGTAGTTGGTCCGAACACCAAGTCATCGGTGCCTGCGAATTATGCGAAGATGGCTAGTTTTCAACCGCACGAATCCGAGTTGGAATTTGTGATTCAGGTATCGAGCTTCGTGCAGCGAAAGGCGGGGATCTGGGAACGGATCGAATTCGGTGATCCTGAGGTGATCATGAGCAGTCGTGAGGCCAGTGTTGCTTACGAGGTGTTCTTGGCGGGGACACTGCTCGTGTTCGGCTCCTACCATATCTTGCTTTATTTGCAGCGCAGTAAGAATAAAGCGCCTCTCTTCTTCGGATTGACTTGTCTCGCGATCGGACTGCGTACGCTGCTGCTGGGCCAGTCGCTGCTCATCTCTTTCTTTCCACAGCTGCCGTGGGAGTTTGCGGTTAAACTTGAATATTTGACGGCATATGGCGGTGTTATCTTTTTTACATGCTATATCCAGAATCAATTTAAGAAGTTCCTCAATCGGTGGGCTGCAACCCTTATTATCGGAATTCATGTAGCACTTGGCTTGCTTGTTATGTTCACGCCAGCGCTTCTATTCACGCAGACCCTACCGTACTACCTGTTCGTCTTTATCGCGGTCACGATTTACTGGTTGTATCTTAGCGGGATGGCGGTTGGACGAGGCGTGCAAGGGTCGAAGATGCATCTTGCCACGATCCTCATTATTGTCCCGTGTGTGATAAGTGAATTGCTCTATTATAAGACGACGTTTGGGTTCGCAGATATTTTGTCGCTTGGGATGTTTATTGGTCTTATTCTGCAAGGGATTTTACTCGCTCATCAATTCTCTAGATCGTTCGAGCAGTCGGAGCGGCTATCCGAGGAGTTAAGCGAATGGAACCAGACGCTCGCAACCAAAATTCGGCGCAGGACGTTGGAGCTGGAGCAATCGAATGCCGAGCTGCTGCAAGCGAATAAATCGCTTAGTCAAATGGAGCAGTCCCGCAGACATCTGCTGTCCAACATTTCGCATGAGCTAGGTACACCGATGACATCGATTCAAGGCTATGTCAAAGCCATGATGGATGGCGTCGTACCTCCTGGCGATCCGAAATCGATGAAGATTATTTTCGAGAAAACCTTATACTTGGATCGGCTCATCGCAGACTTATTCGAGCTCTCGAAGCTGGAAGCGGGGCAGATTACATTCGATCGAAGGGAAACGCTGATTGTTCCTTTTGTGCGGAAAGTCTACGATAAATATAAATTCGATTTGGACGAATACGATTACGTATTTGAGATCCAAGGAGACCACCCAGAGCAGGAATCGGCCGCAGCCATTCTAGATCCTGTTCGAATCGAACAAGTGGTCTCGAACTTGCTGTACAATGCGAAGAATAATACGGAGCCCGGCGGGAAAATTCAAATTCTTGCCCAGATCGATACGAACGAATTTACGGTTCATGTTATCGATACAGGCAGAGGCATGTCCGAGGCGGAAATTCCTCACTTGTTCGACCGATTCTACCGGGGAAGCGCGAATAAGCGATCAGGTAAGAAGGGCGCAGGGCTCGGCTTATCCATTTGCAAAGAAATTGTCGCGTCTCATGAAGGGACGATTCAGATGTGCAGTATGCTCGGGGAAGGCAGTGACGTGTATTTTACGATCCCCTTGGTGCAGGTAAGGCAGAGAGTGGAGGTTGAAGGTTGA
- a CDS encoding Gx transporter family protein produces the protein MPSSSDTTSAALLKRTVMIAIFAAVAVVLSIIESMIPLPFSVPGAKLGLANIMVLTCLYFLNGKDTLLLIILKTILTAFIFGTFSSFLFSFFGAIVSFVLMYGMMRMGREFFSLISISIVGGIGHNIGQLTAAMIIFKTSKMFYYLPALLLTGVVTGIFIGLAVKYLISALSKLTLFQGWTAHE, from the coding sequence ATGCCGTCGTCAAGTGATACGACATCTGCAGCGCTGCTGAAGCGTACCGTCATGATTGCGATCTTCGCTGCCGTAGCTGTCGTCTTAAGCATCATCGAATCTATGATTCCACTGCCCTTCTCGGTTCCCGGCGCGAAGCTTGGTCTTGCGAATATAATGGTGCTGACTTGTCTCTATTTCTTAAATGGAAAAGACACGCTACTGCTCATTATATTGAAGACGATTTTGACTGCCTTTATATTCGGAACCTTCTCTAGCTTCTTATTCAGCTTCTTTGGCGCCATCGTCAGCTTCGTTCTGATGTACGGCATGATGCGTATGGGACGTGAATTCTTCAGCTTGATCAGCATTAGTATCGTCGGAGGAATAGGGCATAATATCGGCCAGCTTACGGCTGCGATGATCATCTTCAAGACATCGAAGATGTTCTACTATTTGCCGGCGCTTCTACTCACAGGGGTTGTAACGGGGATTTTTATCGGCCTTGCCGTCAAATATTTGATCTCAGCCCTATCGAAGCTAACCTTATTCCAAGGGTGGACTGCACATGAGTAG
- a CDS encoding FAD:protein FMN transferase — MLRSKAIISLLILCLVTIAGCGGTTPSKGATESINPKSQTYFVFDTVVTIKVYDKKVTDQHFTEIKAMLDDIENKMSRTIETSDIYQINANAGKKAIKVSDETFYVVKTAQKYSEASKGRFDVAIGTLVSLWNINNEGAHVPKQSEIDDALKHVDYKNLVLDEKNKTIKLTKEGMALDLGGIAKGYAADRVAEYLLKHDMPNAIIDLSGNIFALGVKPGSDYWTIGIQDPNESRGNQIGSMRVQNQTVVTSGIYERYFIENGVQYHHILDPKTGYPVVNDLNSVSIVTDHSIDADALSTTLFALGKEEGIKFVENMKNTEAIFITKDKKVYMTSGMSEKFHMTNKDYVVVKGE, encoded by the coding sequence ATGCTTCGTTCAAAAGCTATCATTTCGCTGCTCATTCTCTGTCTGGTGACGATTGCAGGTTGTGGCGGAACCACGCCATCCAAGGGTGCGACGGAGAGTATCAACCCGAAATCTCAAACCTACTTCGTATTCGATACGGTGGTCACCATTAAGGTATACGATAAGAAAGTAACGGATCAGCATTTCACAGAAATCAAAGCCATGCTCGACGATATCGAGAATAAGATGAGCCGCACGATCGAGACAAGCGATATCTATCAGATCAATGCGAACGCAGGTAAAAAGGCGATCAAAGTATCGGACGAGACATTTTATGTTGTGAAAACGGCCCAGAAATATTCAGAAGCTTCCAAAGGGCGGTTCGATGTTGCGATTGGAACGCTCGTCAGTCTATGGAACATTAATAATGAGGGGGCCCATGTGCCGAAGCAGAGCGAGATTGATGATGCGCTCAAACATGTTGATTACAAGAATTTAGTGCTGGACGAGAAGAACAAGACAATCAAGCTGACGAAGGAAGGAATGGCGCTGGATCTAGGAGGCATTGCCAAAGGGTACGCCGCAGACCGAGTTGCGGAATATCTATTGAAGCATGACATGCCGAATGCCATTATCGATTTGAGCGGTAACATTTTTGCGCTTGGTGTGAAGCCGGGCAGTGACTACTGGACGATTGGTATTCAAGATCCGAATGAGAGTCGGGGGAACCAAATTGGCAGCATGCGTGTGCAGAACCAGACGGTCGTAACGTCAGGAATCTATGAGCGATACTTTATCGAGAATGGTGTGCAGTATCATCATATCCTTGATCCGAAGACGGGCTATCCGGTCGTCAACGATCTGAACAGCGTCTCCATCGTCACGGATCATTCGATTGATGCGGATGCTTTGTCCACGACTTTGTTCGCATTAGGAAAAGAAGAGGGCATAAAATTCGTAGAGAATATGAAGAATACGGAAGCGATCTTTATTACGAAGGATAAGAAAGTGTACATGACGTCAGGGATGAGCGAGAAATTCCATATGACGAACAAGGATTATGTCGTCGTAAAAGGGGAATAG
- a CDS encoding ATP-binding cassette domain-containing protein, translated as MSSPMIQMEGVHFSYQGSSSPPILHDISLTVHPGEWVSIIGANGSGKSTLVKLFNGLLRATQGQILIQGTPLSNENLYDIRQQIGYVFQNPENQFIGTTVMEDMVFGLENLCLDHAEMERRVNHYAAKLNIISLLSKHPGELSGGQKQRAALAAILAMEPRIVIFDEATSMLDEQSRMDVIRIIRDMHQSGDYTIISITHDADEIEASDRVLALADGQIIADATPASIVQETEVMRRCNLIPSFYIRLAQQLNTSYDLPVRHHADEHGLLEELCQLYSMK; from the coding sequence ATGAGTAGCCCGATGATTCAAATGGAAGGCGTACATTTCTCCTATCAGGGGTCAAGCAGCCCGCCAATTCTGCACGATATCTCCCTCACGGTTCATCCAGGGGAATGGGTATCCATTATCGGAGCGAACGGGTCAGGCAAGTCAACCCTCGTCAAGTTATTCAATGGGCTCCTGCGCGCTACACAAGGACAAATCTTGATTCAAGGCACGCCGTTATCGAATGAGAACTTATACGATATTCGGCAGCAAATCGGGTACGTATTCCAGAATCCGGAGAATCAGTTCATTGGCACCACGGTGATGGAAGATATGGTCTTCGGACTCGAGAATCTCTGCCTCGACCATGCCGAGATGGAGCGACGCGTGAATCACTATGCTGCAAAGCTGAACATCATCTCTCTTTTATCGAAGCATCCAGGCGAGCTCTCAGGAGGACAGAAGCAGCGCGCCGCGTTAGCCGCGATTCTAGCGATGGAACCTCGCATCGTCATCTTCGATGAAGCGACTTCGATGCTGGATGAGCAATCCCGAATGGATGTCATTCGAATCATCCGTGACATGCATCAGAGCGGCGACTATACGATCATCTCTATCACCCATGATGCAGACGAAATCGAAGCATCGGATCGTGTACTGGCACTCGCCGATGGGCAGATCATAGCAGATGCGACACCAGCCAGCATCGTACAAGAGACTGAGGTGATGAGGCGATGTAACTTGATTCCGTCATTCTACATTCGACTCGCGCAGCAATTGAACACGTCATATGATTTACCCGTCCGCCATCATGCTGATGAACATGGACTACTGGAGGAACTATGCCAATTGTATTCAATGAAGTAA
- a CDS encoding response regulator transcription factor gives MQEQTILVIEDDQEIGELMGLYLEREGYRVVHAESGEQGLGWLTLEHPDLILLDILLPGMSGMDVCNQVRMVSDVPIIFISCKRDNEDIVNGLDLGGNDYITKPFNPTVMVARVKSKLRRSAMKREMDEQESLWRHGHLEIDMRTEEVHVHGKSVSLFVKERQLLMYLLQNPNRVFSVSHLFDTIWGQGKDSDERTVMVHMSNLRRKIELDPSNPKMLQTVRGYGYKFNME, from the coding sequence ATGCAAGAACAGACGATTCTAGTCATTGAAGATGATCAAGAAATTGGCGAGCTGATGGGGTTATATCTTGAGCGGGAAGGTTATCGTGTCGTTCATGCAGAGAGCGGTGAGCAGGGACTCGGTTGGTTAACGCTGGAGCATCCCGATCTGATTCTTCTGGATATTTTGCTGCCTGGGATGAGCGGGATGGACGTATGCAATCAGGTTCGAATGGTGTCGGATGTTCCGATCATCTTCATCAGCTGTAAGCGGGATAATGAGGATATCGTGAACGGACTCGATTTGGGTGGCAATGATTATATTACGAAGCCGTTCAATCCGACGGTGATGGTCGCACGGGTGAAGTCGAAGCTGCGCCGGTCGGCGATGAAACGCGAAATGGACGAGCAGGAGAGCCTGTGGCGGCACGGGCATTTGGAGATTGATATGCGTACCGAAGAAGTCCATGTGCATGGCAAGAGCGTTTCGTTGTTCGTGAAGGAGCGTCAACTGCTCATGTACCTGCTGCAGAATCCGAATCGTGTCTTCAGCGTCTCGCATTTGTTCGATACGATCTGGGGCCAAGGCAAGGATAGCGATGAACGTACTGTGATGGTGCATATGAGCAATTTGCGGCGAAAAATCGAGCTCGACCCAAGTAATCCGAAGATGCTGCAGACGGTGCGGGGGTATGGGTATAAGTTCAATATGGAGTAG
- the uxuA gene encoding mannonate dehydratase yields the protein MEMTFRWFGDNDPVKLAQIRQIPGVRGIVSAVYDVPVGEVWPREAIAALQSQIESHGMKLAVIESVPVHEDIKLGKPNRDRLIENYSQTIRRLGEAGIPVVCYNFMPVFDWTRSDLAYTLPDGSTTLIFEDEQIQRMNPMQGDLSLPGWDSSYTKEDMQHLLTQYRGMSEDDLWSNLAYFLERVIPVAEEAGVKMAIHPDDPPWSIFGLPRIVGNLRQLRRLVDHIDSPANGITFCSGSLGADPDNDLIEIIRDFGERGRIHFAHTRNILRTGQRSFQESSHRSSDGSIDMVRVLEALWDTDYAGPLRPDHGRMIWGEQGRPGYGLYDRALGATYLNGIWETIDKLKRGGQ from the coding sequence ATGGAAATGACGTTTCGCTGGTTCGGTGATAACGATCCCGTGAAATTGGCGCAGATTCGGCAAATTCCGGGTGTTCGTGGCATCGTATCGGCAGTATACGATGTGCCTGTCGGCGAGGTGTGGCCGCGTGAAGCGATCGCTGCTCTACAGTCTCAAATCGAGTCGCATGGCATGAAGCTGGCAGTCATCGAAAGTGTCCCGGTTCACGAAGATATTAAACTCGGAAAGCCGAATCGCGACCGATTGATTGAAAATTATAGTCAAACCATACGGCGATTAGGCGAAGCAGGCATACCTGTGGTGTGCTACAACTTTATGCCGGTATTCGATTGGACACGTTCCGATCTAGCTTACACGCTTCCGGATGGCTCGACAACGCTCATTTTCGAAGATGAACAGATCCAGCGCATGAACCCGATGCAGGGCGATTTGTCGCTGCCCGGTTGGGATTCCAGCTATACGAAAGAAGACATGCAGCACCTGCTTACGCAGTACCGCGGGATGAGCGAAGATGATTTATGGTCGAATCTCGCATATTTTCTGGAACGTGTTATTCCTGTAGCTGAAGAAGCTGGTGTGAAAATGGCGATTCATCCGGACGATCCACCATGGTCGATCTTCGGGCTGCCGCGCATTGTTGGCAATCTACGACAGCTGCGCAGGCTGGTAGACCATATCGACAGTCCTGCGAACGGCATTACTTTCTGCTCGGGCTCGCTGGGTGCCGATCCCGATAATGATCTCATCGAGATCATCCGCGATTTCGGAGAACGGGGAAGGATTCATTTTGCCCATACGCGCAATATTCTTCGCACCGGACAACGTTCCTTCCAAGAATCGTCGCATCGTTCATCGGATGGTTCCATCGATATGGTGCGCGTGCTGGAGGCGCTGTGGGATACCGATTATGCAGGGCCGCTGCGCCCGGACCACGGCAGGATGATCTGGGGCGAGCAAGGACGACCTGGTTACGGATTATATGATCGCGCACTCGGGGCTACGTATTTGAACGGCATTTGGGAGACCATTGATAAATTAAAGCGAGGGGGACAATAA